A window of Polaribacter litorisediminis contains these coding sequences:
- the rpsO gene encoding 30S ribosomal protein S15, with translation MYLTKEVKESLFEKHGKGKNDTGSSEGQIALFTHRINHLTEHLKRNRKDYNTERSLVMMVGKRRSLLDYLKKTEINRYRAIIKELGIRK, from the coding sequence ATGTACTTAACTAAAGAAGTAAAAGAAAGTTTATTCGAAAAACACGGTAAAGGAAAAAACGATACCGGTTCTTCAGAAGGACAAATCGCGTTATTTACGCACAGAATTAACCATTTAACAGAGCACTTAAAAAGAAATCGTAAAGATTATAATACAGAGCGTTCTCTAGTAATGATGGTAGGTAAACGTAGAAGTTTATTAGATTATCTAAAGAAAACTGAGATCAACAGATACCGTGCGATTATCAAAGAATTAGGAATTAGAAAATAA
- a CDS encoding polyribonucleotide nucleotidyltransferase, translating into MIPKVFREVIDLGDGREISIETGKLAKQAHGSVVVQSGKCMMLCTVVSNYEQKDLGFLPLTVDYREKFAAAGRYPGGFFKREARPSDGEVLTMRLVDRVLRPLFPKDYTAETQVMIQLMSHDENVMPDAMAGLAASAAIQLSDFPFECAISEARVGRINGEFIINPTRAQLAESDIDMMIGASADSVMMVEGEMDEISEEEMADAIKFAHEAIKIQCAAQLRLAEAFGKKETREYEAAREDKDLEQKVHDMAYDKVYAIAEAGSSKHERSAAFKEIKESIKATFSEEELAEYGGLVSEYYRKAEKAAIRDLTLNVGLRLDGRKTDEIRPIWCEVDYLPSVHGSSIFTRGETQALATVTLGTSREANKIDMPSYEGEENFYLHYNFPPFCTGEARPIRGTSRREVGHGNLAQRGLKGMIPDNCPYTVRVVSEVLESNGSSSMATVCAGTMALMDAGVQMIRPVSGIAMGLISDAESGKYAVLSDILGDEDHLGDMDFKVTGTSEGITACQMDIKVKGLSYEILVNALKQAREGRLHILGKITDTISTANEDVKEHAPKMVNRRIPNDLIGAFIGPGGKHIQELQKETGTTIVITEDAVTEEGIIEILGTDPAGIETVITRIESMLFKPQVGSAYEVKVIKMLDFGAVVEYMEAPGNEVLLHVSELAWERTENVTDVVNMGDIFDVKYFGLDPRTRKEKVSRKALLTKPEGYVARPPRDDKRSGGRDSRGSRDNRGRDDRKPRAPRTPRKEE; encoded by the coding sequence ATGATTCCAAAAGTATTTAGAGAGGTTATAGACCTTGGTGATGGTAGAGAAATTTCTATCGAAACGGGAAAATTAGCAAAACAAGCCCACGGAAGTGTTGTTGTACAATCCGGAAAATGTATGATGTTGTGTACAGTAGTTTCCAATTATGAACAAAAAGATCTTGGTTTTTTACCATTAACGGTAGATTATAGAGAAAAATTTGCAGCGGCAGGTCGTTATCCTGGTGGTTTCTTTAAAAGAGAAGCAAGACCAAGTGATGGCGAAGTATTAACAATGCGTTTAGTAGACCGTGTTCTACGTCCGTTATTCCCCAAAGATTACACAGCAGAAACACAAGTAATGATTCAGTTAATGTCTCATGACGAAAACGTTATGCCAGATGCCATGGCAGGTTTAGCAGCATCTGCAGCGATACAATTATCAGATTTTCCATTTGAATGTGCAATCTCTGAAGCAAGAGTTGGTCGTATCAATGGCGAATTTATCATCAACCCAACAAGAGCACAATTAGCAGAATCTGATATCGACATGATGATTGGTGCTTCCGCAGATTCTGTGATGATGGTGGAAGGTGAAATGGATGAAATTTCTGAAGAAGAAATGGCAGACGCTATTAAGTTTGCACACGAAGCTATTAAAATACAATGTGCTGCTCAATTAAGATTAGCTGAAGCATTTGGTAAAAAAGAAACTCGGGAATACGAAGCTGCCAGAGAAGATAAAGATTTAGAGCAAAAAGTGCATGACATGGCATACGATAAAGTATATGCTATCGCAGAAGCTGGATCTTCTAAACATGAAAGATCTGCTGCATTTAAAGAAATAAAAGAAAGCATTAAAGCTACTTTTTCTGAGGAAGAATTAGCAGAGTATGGTGGTTTAGTTTCTGAGTATTATCGTAAAGCCGAAAAAGCTGCCATTAGAGATTTAACCTTAAATGTCGGTTTGCGTTTAGATGGTCGTAAGACAGATGAAATTAGACCAATTTGGTGTGAAGTAGATTATTTACCATCCGTGCATGGTTCGTCAATCTTTACTCGTGGAGAAACACAAGCTTTAGCTACCGTTACCTTAGGTACTTCTAGAGAAGCAAATAAAATAGACATGCCATCTTACGAAGGTGAAGAAAATTTCTATTTACATTACAACTTCCCTCCTTTTTGTACAGGTGAAGCAAGACCAATTCGTGGAACATCTCGTAGAGAAGTTGGTCACGGTAATTTAGCGCAACGTGGTTTAAAAGGAATGATTCCTGATAATTGTCCCTATACCGTAAGAGTAGTTTCTGAAGTTTTAGAATCTAATGGTTCTTCTTCTATGGCAACTGTTTGTGCTGGTACAATGGCATTGATGGATGCAGGTGTACAAATGATAAGACCTGTTTCTGGTATTGCAATGGGATTAATTTCTGATGCAGAATCTGGAAAATATGCCGTATTATCTGATATTTTAGGTGATGAAGATCACTTAGGAGATATGGATTTTAAAGTAACTGGTACTTCTGAAGGAATTACTGCTTGCCAAATGGATATTAAAGTAAAAGGACTAAGCTACGAAATTTTAGTGAATGCACTAAAACAAGCGCGAGAAGGTCGTTTACATATTTTAGGAAAAATTACGGATACCATTTCTACTGCAAATGAAGATGTAAAAGAACATGCACCTAAAATGGTTAACAGACGTATACCGAATGATTTAATTGGTGCATTTATTGGACCAGGAGGAAAACATATTCAAGAATTACAGAAAGAAACAGGAACTACGATCGTAATTACCGAAGACGCTGTTACCGAAGAAGGAATTATTGAAATTCTAGGAACAGATCCGGCAGGAATTGAGACAGTAATTACCCGTATTGAGTCGATGCTTTTTAAACCTCAAGTAGGAAGCGCTTATGAAGTAAAAGTAATTAAAATGTTAGATTTTGGCGCTGTAGTAGAATATATGGAAGCACCAGGAAACGAAGTTTTATTACATGTTTCTGAGCTAGCTTGGGAACGCACTGAAAACGTTACTGATGTTGTAAATATGGGCGATATTTTTGATGTGAAGTATTTTGGTTTAGACCCAAGAACTCGTAAAGAAAAAGTTTCTCGTAAAGCATTGTTAACAAAACCAGAAGGCTATGTAGCAAGACCACCAAGAGATGACAAACGTTCTGGCGGACGAGATAGCAGAGGAAGTAGAGATAATCGTGGACGTGATGATAGAAAACCAAGAGCACCAAGAACACCTAGGAAAGAAGAATAA
- a CDS encoding tyrosine-type recombinase/integrase, which produces MQHIPIIYQPLKNAKRIKVYIPYELKELRIAFKKLNTTFWHPNQKLWSIMYTQENVTLLKKLFGKNYKTVNGVTPTPIEKIPLNKYASEQLFRLEKVLVLKKYSASSIRTYKNMFSVFLTKFSSRDINLVTKEEIEGFVYELITKNKISESYQNQIINAIKAYYEHVLKLPREYYEIQRPKKSVSIPNVLSKEEVLKILQHPQNIKHKAILWTIYSAGLRISEVLNLRITDIHSKEGYLFIKDSKGKKDRKTILSDYLVQLLRAYYKNEKPSYWLFEGQTGGKYSTTSVRAIFRKAVKETDSNPWATVHTLRHSFATHCIEDNINLRYLQNMLGHSSPKTTEIYTKTIHINKKNIKSPLDRLLEKTNFKT; this is translated from the coding sequence ATGCAACATATACCCATTATTTACCAACCTTTAAAAAATGCTAAAAGAATTAAGGTATATATTCCTTATGAATTAAAGGAATTACGGATTGCTTTTAAGAAGCTAAACACTACTTTTTGGCATCCTAATCAAAAATTATGGTCTATTATGTACACCCAAGAAAACGTTACATTGTTAAAAAAATTATTTGGAAAAAATTATAAAACAGTAAATGGTGTAACACCAACCCCAATTGAAAAAATACCTTTAAATAAGTATGCATCAGAACAACTTTTTAGGTTGGAAAAAGTCCTAGTTTTAAAAAAGTATAGCGCTTCAAGTATTCGTACTTACAAAAACATGTTTTCGGTGTTTTTGACTAAGTTCTCCAGTAGAGACATAAATCTTGTAACTAAAGAGGAAATAGAAGGTTTTGTTTATGAGTTAATTACAAAAAATAAAATCAGCGAAAGCTATCAAAATCAAATTATAAACGCCATAAAGGCATACTATGAACATGTTCTAAAACTGCCAAGAGAATACTATGAAATTCAGCGTCCTAAAAAGTCTGTTAGTATTCCTAATGTTTTAAGTAAAGAAGAAGTTTTAAAAATTTTACAACATCCTCAAAACATCAAACACAAAGCTATTTTATGGACAATATATAGTGCCGGACTTAGAATTTCTGAAGTCCTAAATTTAAGAATAACAGACATTCATTCGAAAGAAGGGTACTTGTTTATAAAAGATAGCAAAGGCAAAAAAGATCGAAAGACTATTTTATCTGATTATCTAGTACAATTATTGAGAGCCTATTATAAAAATGAAAAACCCTCCTATTGGCTTTTTGAGGGTCAGACCGGAGGAAAGTATAGCACTACTAGTGTTCGAGCTATCTTTAGAAAGGCTGTAAAAGAAACTGATTCCAATCCTTGGGCAACCGTGCATACACTTCGCCATTCTTTTGCCACGCATTGTATCGAAGACAATATAAACTTAAGATATTTGCAAAATATGTTAGGACATAGCTCTCCAAAAACAACAGAAATTTATACCAAAACCATTCATATAAATAAAAAAAACATAAAAAGTCCTTTGGATAGGTTACTAGAAAAGACTAATTTTAAAACTTAG
- a CDS encoding DUF5694 domain-containing protein, translating into MKNLIYGITMLALFSSCKKEVEKVIQENKKSEVINSISVPNSFIGKHKTRAMVLGVFHFHNPGLDSYKEKFAFNILEEKRQKELDILLDKIAKYKPTKILIEWPRIKMDSITNVQYQNYLNGSFKLDDKKNEIYQIGFKLAKKLGHNKIYCSDASADWFGAELDWDNYDRNAYLKAKGQYEKSKRYDYDSFYELSDSLKSVQTLTEHLALDNKLENRLKDHQAYLTEVVLEGAGDTYIGSDAVARWYRRNLRIFANAYDFTNFDKEERLLLIYGSGHVWQLRQLFTDSPDFDYVEANDYLKE; encoded by the coding sequence ATGAAAAATCTGATTTATGGGATTACAATGTTAGCACTATTTTCTTCTTGTAAAAAAGAGGTCGAAAAAGTAATACAAGAAAATAAAAAATCAGAGGTAATAAATTCAATTTCAGTACCAAATTCATTTATTGGTAAGCACAAAACAAGAGCTATGGTTTTAGGTGTTTTCCATTTTCATAATCCTGGTTTAGATAGTTATAAGGAGAAATTCGCTTTTAATATTCTCGAAGAAAAAAGGCAAAAGGAATTAGATATTCTTTTAGATAAAATTGCCAAATATAAACCAACCAAAATCTTAATCGAATGGCCTCGAATAAAGATGGACAGTATTACGAATGTACAATATCAAAATTATCTTAATGGGTCATTTAAGCTTGATGATAAAAAAAATGAAATCTATCAAATTGGTTTCAAGCTTGCAAAAAAATTAGGCCATAATAAAATTTATTGTTCCGATGCTTCCGCAGATTGGTTCGGAGCTGAATTGGATTGGGACAATTATGACCGAAATGCTTATTTAAAAGCCAAAGGGCAATATGAAAAAAGCAAGCGTTATGATTACGATTCGTTTTATGAACTCAGTGATTCGTTAAAGTCTGTTCAGACGTTAACTGAACATCTAGCCTTAGATAACAAACTTGAAAATAGATTAAAAGACCATCAAGCCTACCTTACCGAAGTTGTTTTAGAAGGTGCTGGAGACACTTATATAGGGTCCGATGCAGTTGCAAGGTGGTATAGGAGAAATCTGAGAATTTTTGCAAATGCATACGATTTTACAAATTTTGATAAAGAAGAAAGACTTTTGCTTATCTATGGTTCAGGACACGTTTGGCAATTAAGACAACTATTTACAGATTCACCAGATTTTGATTATGTCGAGGCAAACGATTATCTGAAAGAATAA